The following proteins come from a genomic window of Thermoproteus sp.:
- a CDS encoding bacteriocin, which yields MEFLRVRLKVCDAVPKDAISHLGFKVEDGVVRHLVMTPRGPVVVSKRCEDCVFYKLASSTYVFGAPSIHKGVVKLVVADTRVVRKILHEHRGQVVSVERLKHTSIVITEKQREVLSAMANGGSIAVVARMSSRSKVAVYKLFKKTLKKIAELV from the coding sequence ATGGAGTTTCTCCGCGTCCGCTTGAAGGTCTGCGACGCGGTGCCTAAAGACGCCATTTCCCATTTGGGCTTTAAGGTGGAGGACGGCGTGGTGCGTCACCTAGTGATGACGCCTAGAGGGCCTGTCGTGGTCTCCAAGAGGTGTGAGGACTGTGTCTTCTACAAGTTGGCGTCGAGCACCTACGTGTTCGGAGCCCCCTCGATACATAAAGGCGTAGTCAAGTTGGTGGTCGCCGATACTCGCGTCGTCAGGAAGATCCTCCACGAACATAGAGGGCAGGTGGTCTCCGTGGAGAGGCTGAAACATACGTCTATAGTCATAACAGAGAAACAAAGGGAGGTCCTATCCGCAATGGCTAACGGAGGCTCCATAGCCGTCGTGGCCCGTATGAGCTCGCGGTCGAAGGTAGCCGTCTATAAGCTCTTCAAGAAGACTCTAAAAAAGATAGCGGAGTTGGTTTAA
- a CDS encoding V-type ATPase 116kDa subunit family protein, with amino-acid sequence MPFERLLFVRFAAPPDIILEVIYRLGLAGVAVIEDRPPYFSSPPPSSLERDIEALGGYLNRLGLIDMEPRPPGILRLSDALKKSLNALSICTAGYQPDDLIKREAVKRSVVRCLAERGLDVKEVVGIYRAAQDVVNTYRKCAYSEGPDTGRTIGAMAAEISAKEEELRKMGLLYAFLERLERQGYSAIKMPEGYRLVLNATGSIREPHQIFELDGFKVALIAGGSDTYGGVEVPREYLLDVATSRALLGQTVESIRSSVERLKALYANINDVYRNYSAFGDYRWEEHSGVATIAFYIREKDSDRLEGLLTDVLGKIYIPRKYISYKISSSYKFIRIPISERWPYPIQAFTKILYMYGVPEPGEISPLPLVAFLFPLFYGWMFGDIGYGMLLVLLSLVLMKTGRRDWGVIWLTAAISTTAFGLYYGDFFGLKLWGVRPELEYMTGIAAALLFGYYLIALAFILKIAQAFMSGDKYIALILYIPITILYLSIGSILLRYINIQMYLYGRPGLCQLATACGVLSMPHVAATGALWLVGGIVATVAKYGVAYLRDIGGEVIFMVIEAFIAATANILSFARLAIIYIAHGIFASVTAILLSFPLGIVPYIFTQILIAAFEGFLTAIQSLRLIYYETLSKFYKGSGRLFEPYKLAIEA; translated from the coding sequence GTGCCATTTGAGAGGCTGTTGTTTGTTAGGTTTGCAGCTCCTCCGGACATAATACTGGAGGTCATATACCGCCTGGGCCTCGCCGGCGTTGCCGTAATTGAGGACAGGCCCCCCTATTTCTCATCACCGCCGCCTTCAAGTCTCGAGAGGGATATAGAGGCCCTTGGCGGATATCTAAACAGACTCGGACTCATCGACATGGAGCCACGTCCCCCGGGGATCCTCCGCCTTTCAGACGCCTTGAAGAAGTCGCTGAATGCTCTCTCTATATGTACGGCTGGCTACCAGCCGGATGACCTCATAAAGCGGGAAGCCGTCAAGCGTTCTGTTGTGCGTTGTCTTGCTGAAAGAGGTCTTGACGTCAAAGAGGTCGTGGGTATATATAGAGCCGCCCAAGATGTGGTGAACACCTATAGGAAATGTGCGTACTCCGAGGGGCCCGACACGGGGAGGACCATAGGCGCCATGGCCGCCGAGATATCAGCCAAAGAAGAGGAGCTGAGGAAGATGGGGTTGCTCTATGCGTTTTTAGAACGCCTAGAGAGGCAGGGCTACTCAGCTATAAAGATGCCGGAGGGGTACCGCCTAGTCCTAAACGCGACTGGGTCCATCCGGGAGCCCCACCAGATTTTCGAGCTCGACGGGTTTAAGGTCGCCTTAATAGCGGGTGGGAGCGATACGTATGGCGGGGTCGAAGTGCCGAGAGAGTACCTGCTGGACGTGGCCACCTCTAGAGCTCTATTGGGCCAGACTGTGGAGAGTATAAGGTCGTCGGTGGAGCGGCTGAAGGCGCTGTACGCCAACATAAACGATGTATATAGGAACTACTCGGCCTTTGGGGACTATAGGTGGGAGGAACACAGCGGAGTCGCCACAATAGCCTTCTATATAAGAGAAAAAGACTCGGACAGGTTGGAGGGCCTATTGACAGATGTCTTGGGCAAAATCTATATACCAAGAAAATATATTTCGTACAAGATCAGTAGCTCATATAAATTTATAAGGATACCAATAAGCGAAAGGTGGCCCTACCCCATACAAGCCTTCACGAAGATCCTATACATGTACGGCGTGCCGGAGCCCGGCGAGATATCGCCGTTGCCACTAGTGGCGTTTTTATTCCCTCTATTCTACGGCTGGATGTTCGGCGACATAGGATACGGCATGCTTCTAGTACTTCTATCGCTAGTTCTGATGAAGACAGGCCGTAGGGACTGGGGCGTGATATGGCTTACCGCCGCCATCTCCACAACAGCCTTCGGCCTCTACTACGGCGACTTCTTCGGGCTCAAGCTGTGGGGCGTAAGGCCGGAGCTAGAATATATGACTGGAATAGCCGCGGCCCTTTTGTTCGGGTACTACTTAATTGCGCTGGCCTTCATCCTCAAAATAGCCCAAGCCTTCATGTCTGGAGATAAATATATAGCATTAATTCTTTATATCCCGATAACAATATTATATCTATCTATAGGATCTATATTACTTAGATATATAAATATACAGATGTATCTATACGGGAGGCCGGGGCTCTGCCAGCTGGCCACAGCTTGCGGCGTGTTGAGCATGCCCCATGTGGCAGCTACGGGCGCCCTCTGGCTTGTGGGAGGCATTGTGGCCACTGTGGCGAAATACGGCGTGGCCTATCTGCGCGACATAGGGGGAGAGGTCATCTTTATGGTCATAGAGGCGTTCATCGCGGCTACGGCTAACATATTGAGTTTCGCCAGACTTGCAATTATTTACATAGCCCACGGCATATTTGCGTCGGTTACGGCGATCTTGTTGTCGTTCCCTCTAGGCATAGTCCCCTACATCTTCACACAAATCCTAATTGCGGCCTTTGAGGGCTTCCTCACAGCCATACAGTCGCTCAGATTGATATACTACGAGACCCTCTCGAAATTCTACAAGGGATCCGGCAGGCTCTTCGAGCCCTACAAGTTGGCCATAGAGGCGTAA
- a CDS encoding DNA lyase, translating to MRDCLKLTLLPSPVLALVEERGGEYVKKFGVKKGLKVGDDLYLSGRWYDPWRYSGDVDKKLEAAVWKLLEEYGDCVGISVSPGDEGLIFVVSFLTQNTSYYVNVLRWTSALFSKSERLEEIAEEARRVGNSYQLRRLGDAVREYLKAKPRDRADLLKISWVGPKTADLYLLFTGHIEAAPVDKHFVRYAPRLGLAGKPPDAKYCRRYTCGTCPLADRCLRAQAESKLGRLAGWVQTVVWLSSNRYANKFLRQTT from the coding sequence ATGAGGGACTGCCTCAAGCTCACCCTACTGCCCAGCCCCGTCTTGGCCCTAGTGGAGGAGAGAGGTGGGGAATACGTCAAGAAGTTCGGAGTCAAGAAGGGCTTGAAGGTCGGCGACGACCTATACCTATCGGGCAGGTGGTACGACCCCTGGCGTTATTCCGGCGACGTCGACAAGAAGCTAGAGGCCGCCGTGTGGAAGCTCTTGGAGGAATACGGCGATTGTGTGGGCATATCCGTATCGCCAGGAGACGAAGGGCTCATCTTCGTCGTGTCCTTCCTCACGCAGAACACGAGCTATTATGTCAACGTGTTGAGGTGGACATCGGCGTTGTTCTCAAAATCCGAGAGACTGGAGGAAATCGCAGAGGAGGCGCGCCGTGTAGGAAACAGCTATCAATTACGGCGGCTAGGCGACGCCGTGAGGGAATACTTAAAGGCCAAGCCTAGAGACAGGGCAGACCTATTGAAGATAAGCTGGGTGGGGCCCAAGACGGCAGACCTATACCTCTTGTTTACAGGCCACATCGAGGCGGCCCCCGTAGACAAACACTTTGTGCGCTACGCGCCGAGGCTCGGCCTGGCGGGAAAGCCGCCTGACGCTAAGTACTGTAGGCGCTACACGTGCGGGACGTGTCCTCTAGCCGATAGATGCTTGAGGGCCCAGGCGGAGTCTAAATTGGGGAGGCTGGCCGGCTGGGTGCAGACAGTCGTGTGGCTCTCCTCGAATAGGTACGCCAACAAGTTTTTGCGACAGACCACATAG
- a CDS encoding radical SAM protein yields MIDPETLTQLVLKYAVRQRDGEVLRRYVRFRADRWYGGIATADVVGCNLRCGVCWAWLKSSFRVDVGTFLTPAQVAERLISLAKERGYAQLRISGGEPTIAPEHLLAVLRLVPDRYLFVVETNGILIDGGLARRLAELHNVAVRVSLKGATPQEFELITMSPPKYFYKQLEALKNLVDAGMKPCVEVYPAAMIGFSTDESLKSLEKALAEIHPKLAECIDAEYVILYPHVVRLMGARGLRPIRAVDPRGVPASMI; encoded by the coding sequence GTGATTGACCCCGAGACGTTGACGCAATTGGTCTTAAAGTACGCCGTACGGCAGAGAGACGGCGAGGTTTTGAGACGCTATGTGAGGTTTAGGGCCGACCGTTGGTACGGCGGGATAGCCACAGCCGACGTCGTCGGTTGCAACTTGCGGTGTGGAGTCTGTTGGGCCTGGCTTAAAAGCTCATTTCGAGTAGACGTAGGGACCTTCCTAACGCCGGCCCAAGTCGCCGAGAGGCTGATCTCGCTCGCAAAGGAGCGGGGGTACGCACAGTTGAGGATCTCGGGGGGAGAGCCCACCATAGCGCCGGAGCACCTCCTGGCTGTGTTGAGGCTGGTGCCGGACCGCTACCTCTTCGTGGTGGAGACCAACGGCATCTTGATCGACGGAGGGCTGGCGAGAAGGCTGGCCGAGCTCCACAACGTGGCGGTTCGGGTGTCCCTTAAGGGCGCTACCCCCCAGGAGTTCGAGTTGATAACTATGTCGCCCCCCAAGTATTTCTACAAGCAACTAGAGGCCTTGAAGAATTTAGTGGATGCCGGGATGAAGCCGTGTGTCGAGGTGTATCCGGCGGCGATGATAGGCTTCTCCACAGACGAGTCCTTGAAGTCTCTCGAGAAGGCGCTGGCAGAAATACATCCGAAACTCGCCGAATGTATAGACGCGGAGTACGTAATACTGTACCCCCACGTCGTTAGGCTCATGGGGGCGAGGGGGCTGAGGCCCATCAGGGCGGTAGACCCGCGGGGCGTGCCGGCCTCGATGATATGA